One Alkaliphilus sp. B6464 genomic window carries:
- a CDS encoding acetyltransferase yields MKTLCIYGCGGMGREIADLAYRMSQWEEVIFIDDNVKSRIVDEVSVFTLEEALNQIDQSNIEFIVAAGEPSSRKFLYEKLEHYNLEYVSVIDSGLNLSRLSSVKNGTIVHTGATITVNVHIGKGCLINKHVVIGHDVNIGDYTVISPNASIGGDVNIASNCYIGSGAIIRNGINIGQNSIIGMGAVVLKDVDPNSVMVGNPAKLLKKNTTRKVFGK; encoded by the coding sequence ATAGAATGAGTCAGTGGGAAGAGGTTATTTTTATTGATGATAATGTCAAGAGCCGTATAGTTGATGAAGTATCAGTCTTTACTCTTGAAGAGGCCTTGAATCAAATTGATCAATCTAATATTGAATTTATCGTTGCAGCGGGCGAACCATCTTCAAGGAAATTTCTTTATGAAAAACTTGAACACTATAATCTAGAATATGTTAGTGTGATAGACTCGGGATTGAATTTATCTAGATTATCTTCTGTAAAAAATGGTACCATTGTTCATACTGGAGCTACTATTACTGTAAACGTACATATTGGCAAAGGATGTTTAATCAATAAACATGTTGTAATCGGACACGATGTTAATATCGGTGATTATACTGTAATTTCTCCTAATGCTTCAATTGGTGGCGATGTTAATATTGCTTCAAACTGTTATATAGGCAGTGGGGCAATTATTCGAAATGGCATAAACATTGGCCAAAATTCAATTATTGGTATGGGTGCTGTTGTGCTTAAAGATGTTGATCCAAATTCGGTAATGGTAGGAAATCCTGCCAAGCTTTTAAAAAAAAATACTACTAGGAAAGTTTTTGGAAAGTAG
- a CDS encoding glycosyltransferase family 4 protein, with product MKDILFITHFTQVPGEHGNGRFHYIADQVGRFGHKVEVITSSFSHQKKQQRIEGQVKLKNSSYKLTMVHEIGYKKNVSFSRFYSHYVMGLNLKKYLLGREKPDVIYCSVPTLDVAKIAAEYAKKNEIKFIIDIQDLWPEAFKMLFNTPIISNILFYPMQRCADYIYRAADEIIAVSNTYLDRALQVNKKCKNGKSIYLGTELELFDRLSHGRVNKLKGEIWLAYIGTLGHSYEIELVIDSLSMLSEKGIKNIKFIIMGDGPLKQRFEDYAKEQNTWVEFMGRLQYEKMVGILASCDIAINPIKAGSAGSIINKVGDYAAAGVPVLNTQECEEYRNLIEEYEAGFNCINGNAIDVANKLMILVNDQKRREEMGRNNRRMAEDKFDRKKTYQDILKLFEI from the coding sequence TTGAAGGACATACTGTTTATAACACATTTTACGCAAGTTCCAGGTGAACATGGAAACGGGAGATTTCATTATATTGCCGATCAAGTTGGAAGATTTGGCCATAAAGTTGAAGTCATAACTTCTAGCTTTTCACATCAAAAAAAACAACAAAGAATTGAAGGTCAAGTAAAACTAAAGAATAGTAGTTATAAACTAACTATGGTACATGAAATTGGATATAAGAAAAATGTGTCCTTTAGTAGATTTTATAGTCATTATGTTATGGGACTGAACTTAAAAAAGTATCTTTTAGGTAGAGAAAAACCTGATGTTATCTATTGTTCGGTACCAACTCTAGACGTAGCAAAAATAGCCGCAGAATATGCTAAAAAAAATGAAATAAAGTTCATTATTGATATCCAAGATCTATGGCCAGAAGCTTTTAAAATGCTATTCAATACACCTATAATTAGCAATATTTTGTTTTACCCGATGCAACGATGTGCGGACTATATTTATAGGGCTGCAGATGAAATAATTGCTGTTTCGAATACTTATTTAGACAGAGCACTACAAGTAAACAAAAAATGTAAAAATGGGAAGAGTATATATCTTGGAACAGAGTTAGAGTTATTTGATAGGTTATCACATGGTCGGGTGAATAAGCTTAAAGGTGAAATTTGGTTAGCATATATTGGGACATTAGGCCATAGTTACGAAATCGAGCTAGTTATTGATTCATTATCAATGCTAAGTGAAAAAGGGATTAAAAATATAAAGTTTATTATTATGGGGGATGGCCCACTGAAGCAGAGATTTGAAGACTATGCTAAAGAACAAAATACTTGGGTTGAGTTTATGGGTAGGTTACAATATGAAAAAATGGTGGGTATTCTAGCATCGTGTGATATAGCTATAAACCCAATTAAAGCTGGATCAGCTGGAAGTATTATAAATAAAGTAGGCGACTATGCAGCAGCTGGAGTTCCTGTGCTAAACACACAAGAATGTGAGGAATATAGAAATTTAATTGAAGAATATGAAGCGGGGTTTAACTGTATAAATGGCAATGCTATCGATGTTGCCAACAAGCTAATGATACTGGTAAATGACCAGAAAAGAAGGGAAGAAATGGGAAGGAATAATCGAAGAATGGCCGAAGACAAATTTGATAGAAAAAAAACGTATCAAGATATACTGAAGCTGTTTGAAATTTAA